The following coding sequences are from one Salinicoccus sp. Bachu38 window:
- the rnc gene encoding ribonuclease III, giving the protein MTFNEIEQRIRKDRHAKRGLEKFRGAFQSFVKRTGITIDDEGLYIQAFMHSSYINDLQMDKIYNNERLEFLGDAVLELMVSDYIYNRFQSLPEGDLTKLRANIVCEPSLVVFASKLEMQPLILLGRGEEKTGGRGRPSIVSDTFEAFLGALYLDRGTDEARQFLERHVFPEVQNSDYNAVIDYKTGLQEKMHKTERKSVEYQLLEATGPSHDKTFVTGVFADGDMIGRGAGRSKKESEQKAAQHALSEMENREKR; this is encoded by the coding sequence ATGACATTCAATGAAATAGAACAACGGATCAGAAAGGACAGGCATGCAAAGCGCGGACTTGAAAAATTCCGTGGGGCATTCCAGTCATTCGTCAAAAGGACCGGCATAACAATCGATGACGAGGGGCTGTATATCCAGGCGTTCATGCACAGTTCCTATATAAATGATCTGCAGATGGACAAGATATACAATAACGAACGGTTGGAATTCCTCGGCGATGCTGTACTAGAATTGATGGTTTCAGATTATATATACAATCGCTTCCAGAGCCTGCCGGAAGGCGACCTGACCAAGCTCAGGGCCAATATAGTATGTGAACCCTCACTTGTAGTATTCGCATCCAAACTTGAAATGCAGCCGCTGATCCTGCTTGGCAGGGGGGAGGAGAAGACCGGCGGCAGGGGACGCCCGTCGATCGTCTCCGACACATTCGAAGCGTTCCTCGGTGCCCTCTACCTCGACCGGGGGACCGACGAGGCACGGCAGTTCCTCGAACGGCATGTCTTTCCCGAGGTCCAAAACAGCGACTACAACGCGGTCATCGACTACAAGACGGGACTTCAGGAGAAGATGCACAAGACCGAGCGGAAAAGTGTGGAATATCAGCTGCTTGAAGCCACCGGGCCGAGCCATGACAAGACGTTTGTCACAGGTGTATTTGCGGATGGCGACATGATCGGCAGAGGCGCCGGCCGGTCCAAAAAGGAATCGGAGCAGAAGGCGGCACAGCATGCCTTGAGTGAAATGGAGAATAGGGAGAAGCGCTGA
- the smc gene encoding chromosome segregation protein SMC, whose product MVYLKAIEAHGFKSFADKVNIKFDAGVTAVVGPNGSGKSNITDAIRWVLGEQSARSIRGVKMEDVIFNGTSGRKPMNFAFVRLVLDNRSKTLQLDAEEVHITRKLYRNGDSEYYINNEKSRLKEINELFLDSGLGRNAYNIISQGEVDEVLKAKPDQRRGLIEEAAGVMKYKLRKKESEKRLEDTAANLSRVHDIIHELESRVGRLEKESANAKEYLALKEEMRHSDIEVTVYDLNALMGLLEAEEKALSETEGHIEQNRRKLAETERRMAEVAEKRDAHDRRNRELNRELVELSKKLEQTNGRIALYNERRNNRGQASEDLSQRLASAEQRRDGVRARQAEAEENLTQLKRTAERLGQALKETENERRELLEDQSEEIEKLKDQYYDLMVEKTTLENEHRRAETEKERLDDSIRQKSERLRSLKASQEGETRTSRQLQEKHEKLKVELSSTRTAYREAKESLQALEAQYDREKENLDTARRYIEQQSSKLEMLTAMQNEYRGYYPGARFILKNRKDPDGIVGSVGELLSAESRYVKALDTALGAQSQNIVTQDEDSAKRAIRRLKDAKAGFATFLPADIIRHKHIHSDIREILSRSSIDAEVMSEVVGYEADIDNIVSHLLGTTLVTATVDEAAVLAREIRHRLRIVTLDGETIMPGGAMSGGSKNSKSSIIESQREHLETKQKLEAYRKRTAEIEKSVKALGERLADHMVEYERLESAGRELSEQNDAVESERRRLEYQLEARQENISLLEAELETHDAAGGDEDYAERIRRADEALEALDARIRRMSASDKDKKETLRQLTDESRAMEREYATVRERLAHGEDETERLAAELEEASGLVEDIVSQQRLVEQDLGSIDVDALEAEREELSVRVERLHEATEEAATLQHEMKREYNILQETKAAYLKQLDELQEGLRQHTGRKEKLDVQIEQKIEYLSETYKTTYDRAKEEYRDFANIDQKRMKISLNRKSIEELGPVNLGAIEEFDRVNERYQFLKSQENDLLEARGTLLEVIEEMDEAVAIRFQSSFEQINQHFGEVFSTMFGGGQAELRLTEPGNYLESGVEIYAQPPGKKLSTLSLLSGGERALTAISLLFSLLKVRASPFIILDEVEAALDEANVIRYARYLKQLASDTQFIVITHRKGTMEESDRLFGVTMQERGVSQLISVDLKEYEDNIREEETV is encoded by the coding sequence ATGGTATATTTGAAGGCAATAGAAGCACACGGTTTCAAATCATTTGCGGATAAGGTGAACATCAAATTCGATGCCGGCGTCACTGCAGTGGTCGGCCCCAACGGCAGCGGGAAAAGCAACATCACCGATGCGATACGCTGGGTGCTGGGTGAGCAGTCCGCCCGCTCCATCCGCGGCGTCAAGATGGAGGATGTCATATTCAACGGTACATCGGGCAGGAAGCCGATGAATTTTGCGTTCGTCAGGCTGGTGCTCGACAACCGTTCGAAGACACTCCAGCTCGATGCGGAAGAAGTGCACATCACACGGAAACTCTACCGCAATGGTGACAGTGAATACTACATCAATAATGAGAAGAGCCGCCTCAAGGAGATCAATGAGCTTTTCCTGGATTCCGGTCTCGGCAGGAACGCATACAACATCATTTCACAGGGCGAAGTGGACGAGGTGCTGAAGGCGAAGCCCGACCAGCGTCGCGGGCTCATCGAAGAGGCTGCAGGGGTGATGAAGTACAAGCTGCGCAAAAAGGAGTCCGAGAAACGGCTTGAAGATACGGCAGCAAACCTCAGCCGCGTCCACGACATCATCCATGAACTCGAATCGAGGGTGGGCAGGCTGGAGAAGGAAAGTGCAAATGCCAAGGAATACCTTGCCCTGAAAGAGGAGATGCGCCATAGTGATATCGAAGTGACGGTCTATGACCTGAATGCACTGATGGGTCTGCTTGAAGCGGAGGAGAAGGCGCTTTCGGAAACGGAGGGGCATATCGAACAGAACCGCCGGAAGCTTGCGGAAACCGAACGCCGCATGGCCGAAGTGGCGGAAAAAAGGGATGCCCACGACCGCCGGAACCGGGAGCTGAACCGTGAACTTGTGGAACTGTCCAAAAAACTGGAACAGACCAATGGCCGCATCGCGCTGTACAATGAACGCAGGAACAACCGGGGGCAGGCGAGCGAAGACCTCTCCCAGCGTCTGGCATCTGCAGAACAGCGCCGGGATGGCGTACGCGCCCGGCAGGCGGAGGCCGAGGAGAACCTCACACAGCTGAAACGTACAGCAGAGCGACTCGGACAGGCTTTGAAGGAGACGGAGAATGAACGCCGGGAGCTGCTCGAGGACCAGAGTGAAGAGATCGAAAAGCTGAAGGACCAGTATTATGACCTGATGGTCGAGAAGACGACGCTCGAGAATGAACATCGACGTGCAGAAACGGAGAAGGAGCGGCTGGATGACAGCATCCGCCAGAAGTCGGAACGTCTGCGGTCGCTGAAGGCGTCCCAGGAAGGGGAGACCAGGACCTCCAGGCAGCTTCAGGAGAAGCATGAAAAGCTCAAAGTGGAACTCTCTTCCACACGGACAGCCTACAGGGAAGCGAAGGAAAGCCTGCAGGCGCTCGAGGCACAGTATGACAGGGAGAAGGAGAACCTGGATACGGCCAGACGGTATATAGAACAGCAGTCGTCGAAGCTTGAGATGCTGACCGCCATGCAGAACGAATACCGCGGGTACTATCCAGGCGCCCGCTTCATCCTCAAAAACCGGAAGGATCCGGATGGCATCGTCGGCTCCGTCGGGGAACTGCTTTCCGCAGAAAGCCGGTATGTCAAAGCACTGGATACGGCACTGGGGGCACAATCCCAGAACATCGTCACACAGGATGAGGATAGTGCCAAGCGCGCCATAAGGCGCCTGAAGGATGCCAAAGCCGGCTTTGCAACCTTCCTCCCGGCCGACATCATCCGTCATAAGCACATCCATTCCGATATCCGGGAGATTCTCAGCCGCTCGTCGATCGATGCGGAAGTGATGTCGGAAGTGGTCGGATATGAAGCGGATATAGACAACATCGTCTCCCATCTGCTCGGCACGACACTCGTCACCGCGACGGTGGATGAAGCGGCGGTACTGGCAAGGGAGATCCGCCATAGGCTGCGCATCGTCACACTGGATGGCGAGACGATCATGCCCGGCGGTGCCATGTCGGGCGGTTCCAAAAACTCCAAAAGTTCCATCATCGAAAGCCAGCGCGAACATCTCGAAACGAAACAGAAGCTTGAAGCCTACCGGAAGCGTACGGCTGAAATCGAAAAGTCCGTCAAGGCCCTTGGCGAAAGGCTGGCTGACCATATGGTGGAATATGAGCGGCTGGAGTCTGCGGGCAGGGAACTGTCTGAACAGAATGATGCAGTCGAAAGTGAACGCAGGCGTCTCGAATACCAGCTCGAGGCAAGGCAGGAGAACATATCGCTGCTCGAAGCGGAGCTCGAGACCCATGATGCTGCAGGCGGAGACGAAGATTATGCCGAACGCATCAGGAGAGCTGATGAAGCCCTTGAAGCGCTCGATGCACGCATCCGGAGAATGAGTGCGTCCGACAAGGACAAGAAGGAGACGCTCCGTCAGCTGACGGATGAGAGCCGTGCCATGGAAAGGGAATACGCGACGGTCAGGGAGCGCCTTGCCCATGGCGAAGACGAAACGGAGCGGCTGGCCGCGGAACTCGAGGAGGCAAGCGGGCTGGTGGAGGATATCGTCAGCCAGCAGCGGCTGGTCGAACAGGATCTCGGCAGCATTGATGTGGATGCGCTGGAAGCCGAAAGGGAGGAACTCTCAGTCCGGGTCGAGCGCCTCCATGAAGCGACGGAAGAAGCGGCAACACTTCAGCATGAGATGAAAAGGGAGTATAATATACTGCAGGAGACAAAAGCTGCATATCTGAAACAGCTGGATGAGCTGCAGGAAGGACTGCGCCAGCATACCGGCAGGAAGGAAAAGCTGGACGTGCAGATCGAACAGAAGATCGAATATCTGTCGGAAACATACAAAACGACGTATGATAGGGCCAAAGAGGAATATCGGGACTTTGCCAATATCGATCAGAAGAGGATGAAGATATCCCTGAACAGGAAGAGCATCGAAGAGCTTGGGCCTGTAAACCTCGGCGCCATCGAGGAGTTCGACCGGGTGAATGAACGCTACCAGTTCCTGAAATCCCAGGAGAATGATCTGCTCGAGGCCAGGGGCACACTGCTCGAAGTCATTGAAGAAATGGACGAGGCCGTGGCCATCCGCTTCCAATCCTCATTCGAACAGATCAACCAGCATTTCGGTGAAGTATTCAGCACAATGTTCGGCGGCGGTCAGGCGGAACTCAGGTTGACCGAACCCGGAAACTATCTGGAGTCGGGGGTCGAAATCTATGCACAGCCACCGGGCAAGAAGCTGTCCACACTCTCCCTCCTGTCGGGAGGCGAACGTGCATTGACAGCCATCAGCCTGCTCTTCAGCCTTCTGAAAGTGCGTGCGAGTCCATTCATCATACTGGATGAAGTGGAGGCG